A single region of the Aeromicrobium chenweiae genome encodes:
- a CDS encoding site-specific integrase produces MAKNEQQSRPAEKATAASFLLSELKNSVPAVWKDSGDYSNQTLLRSSETWARFITRQQKLGATTPADFTLQHCHAFVWAFGASGQPAEVATMHARRTALRMGFRALRDLGHDVGDPTLDLALPPRTGTAARPLTDAEVGLCRTSARLGEAGAASLQRAVAWAIGETTAVSSEISAVRVRDVDDHEDPRWIRLPGTRRHDARLGELTDWGSTIVKRHLQVLDERSAPPSTPLTYKGDAEPGQAKAQAAVCNALGAVLKFAGLAAEPDIRPASLRNWAGRALLDGGMPIEHVARRMGSRSLDAAAEDIGLHWRAT; encoded by the coding sequence ATGGCCAAGAACGAACAGCAATCCCGACCGGCGGAGAAGGCGACCGCAGCATCTTTCCTGCTGAGCGAACTCAAGAACTCAGTCCCGGCTGTGTGGAAAGACTCCGGCGACTACTCAAACCAGACCTTGCTCCGGTCAAGCGAGACCTGGGCCCGGTTCATCACCCGCCAGCAAAAGCTCGGCGCCACCACACCGGCGGACTTCACTCTCCAGCACTGTCACGCCTTCGTCTGGGCGTTCGGTGCCAGCGGACAACCCGCTGAGGTCGCGACGATGCACGCCCGCCGCACCGCGCTTCGGATGGGTTTCCGGGCGCTACGGGACCTCGGGCATGACGTCGGCGACCCGACGCTCGACCTCGCCCTTCCGCCACGCACTGGCACCGCCGCCAGGCCGCTGACGGACGCTGAGGTCGGGCTCTGCCGGACCAGTGCTCGCCTAGGAGAAGCTGGGGCGGCGTCTCTGCAACGTGCGGTCGCGTGGGCTATCGGCGAGACGACAGCGGTCTCCAGCGAAATCTCCGCCGTGCGCGTGCGAGACGTCGACGACCATGAGGACCCGAGGTGGATCCGCCTGCCGGGGACCCGCCGCCACGACGCCCGCCTGGGCGAGCTCACCGACTGGGGCTCGACCATCGTCAAGCGCCACCTCCAGGTCCTTGACGAACGCAGCGCACCCCCGTCGACACCGCTCACCTACAAGGGCGATGCCGAGCCCGGACAGGCCAAGGCCCAGGCCGCCGTCTGCAACGCCCTCGGTGCGGTGCTCAAGTTCGCCGGCCTCGCCGCTGAACCTGATATCCGCCCGGCCTCACTACGGAATTGGGCCGGCCGTGCTCTCCTCGACGGCGGGATGCCTATCGAGCACGTCGCCCGCCGCATGGGCAGCCGCAGCCTCGACGCCGCCGCCGAAGACATCGGCCTGCATTGGCGGGCCACATGA
- a CDS encoding LCP family protein: MSSPEAPAPEPTPATPPTSRKRVRPRGRRIARAFGIGALALSLVLGVGAAAAYWKFNHNIESKALDDKDHVVTDDTPKGALNVLFIGSDSRKLKTKGYGKEEGQRSDALMLVHFAKNNTRIDAVQIPRDTLTDLPSCDDTGSGAFAGGPQQMINSALAGGPSCSVRAVEQLSGVHINHFVQLDFDGFASMVNALGGVKVCLNQAMVDPDAKLDLPAGEQKLRGKDALALARTRHAVGDGSDIGRLGHQQVVMSSIINQARSAGTLTRPDRLLKFINALTSSITVDDGISSIPKLTSLAKRARAVDDSDIRFVTMPNGTAPTDPNRVVKTADADTIFAAIAKDKKVPVEGSEDDQKATRAALVKILNAAQTDGLATSAQTAMTGLDYTVSGTENAQKPAKKTRIFVDGTPEAMTTADAINRDFGFKAEIVVHTSGMSGVWLILGSDRIAGGVQPNAPKPVKATTRTASESLCA; the protein is encoded by the coding sequence GTGAGCAGCCCAGAAGCGCCGGCCCCCGAGCCGACGCCCGCGACGCCACCGACCTCCCGCAAACGGGTGCGGCCGCGCGGCCGGCGCATCGCGCGCGCCTTCGGCATAGGCGCGCTGGCGCTGAGCCTCGTCCTGGGTGTCGGAGCTGCGGCAGCGTACTGGAAGTTCAACCACAACATCGAGTCGAAGGCCCTGGACGACAAGGACCACGTCGTCACCGACGACACCCCGAAGGGCGCCCTCAACGTCCTGTTCATCGGCTCGGACTCCCGCAAGCTCAAGACCAAGGGCTACGGCAAGGAGGAGGGGCAGCGCAGCGACGCCCTGATGCTGGTGCACTTCGCCAAGAACAACACCCGCATCGACGCGGTGCAGATCCCCCGCGACACGCTGACCGACCTGCCCTCCTGTGACGACACCGGCAGCGGCGCGTTCGCCGGCGGACCACAGCAGATGATCAACTCGGCCCTGGCCGGCGGGCCGTCCTGCTCGGTGCGTGCGGTCGAGCAGCTGAGCGGTGTGCACATCAACCACTTCGTGCAGCTCGACTTCGACGGCTTCGCCTCGATGGTCAACGCTCTCGGTGGCGTCAAGGTGTGCCTCAACCAGGCGATGGTCGACCCCGACGCGAAGCTCGATCTGCCCGCCGGCGAGCAGAAGCTCAGGGGCAAGGACGCCCTTGCGCTGGCCCGCACCCGGCACGCCGTGGGCGACGGCAGCGACATCGGCCGCCTCGGACACCAGCAGGTCGTGATGTCCTCGATCATCAACCAGGCCCGCAGCGCCGGCACCCTCACCCGGCCCGATCGCCTGCTCAAGTTCATCAACGCGCTCACGTCGTCCATCACGGTCGACGACGGGATCTCGTCCATCCCGAAGCTCACGTCGCTGGCCAAGCGCGCCCGGGCCGTCGACGACTCCGACATCCGGTTCGTGACGATGCCGAACGGAACGGCGCCGACGGACCCCAACCGCGTCGTCAAGACCGCGGATGCCGACACCATCTTCGCCGCGATCGCGAAGGACAAGAAGGTGCCGGTCGAGGGCTCCGAGGACGACCAGAAGGCCACCCGCGCCGCCCTGGTGAAGATCCTGAACGCGGCGCAGACCGACGGGCTGGCGACCTCGGCGCAGACGGCGATGACCGGGCTGGACTACACGGTCAGCGGCACCGAGAACGCCCAGAAGCCCGCGAAGAAGACCCGCATCTTCGTCGACGGCACCCCCGAGGCGATGACCACCGCCGACGCCATCAACCGCGACTTCGGCTTCAAGGCGGAGATCGTCGTCCACACGAGCGGCATGAGCGGCGTCTGGCTGATCCTGGGATCGGACCGCATCGCCGGCGGCGTGCAGCCGAACGCCCCGAAGCCGGTCAAGGCCACGACACGCACCGCCAGCGAGTCGCTCTGCGCCTGA
- a CDS encoding DUF6414 family protein, with protein sequence MTTENPPVGSASRSMLKIVYFDEQSASDYLDISAGGAAESKAEYIKNRTADMHGQVESKLVAKFSWLPFLGASAEASGGLDVSRVGQSILSKTLSNTILTDYLEEVAGDECVRPLRDYKVTAPADSMAFMKMYTPYMVIARTEDTGFDLARMDEALERAKGYYELLAESSVDPSEKCVLRFNIGAFRNNYGLTDLGRMRLVYHAILVGSSTEAGLSVDAEMGDAPQHTSKSPTALDVVDGPVAGSDSEVLLDVYDVVLAGVEHGV encoded by the coding sequence ATGACCACTGAAAACCCGCCCGTAGGTTCTGCGAGCAGGTCGATGCTCAAGATCGTGTACTTCGATGAGCAGTCCGCGTCCGACTACTTGGACATCTCCGCCGGCGGCGCCGCGGAGTCCAAAGCTGAGTACATCAAGAACCGGACTGCTGACATGCATGGCCAAGTCGAGTCCAAGCTTGTCGCGAAGTTCAGCTGGCTTCCCTTTCTGGGCGCTTCAGCCGAGGCGAGTGGAGGACTGGACGTGTCGCGGGTCGGGCAGAGCATCCTCAGCAAGACTCTGTCGAACACCATTCTTACCGACTACCTCGAGGAGGTCGCCGGAGACGAATGCGTGCGCCCCTTGCGTGATTACAAGGTGACCGCGCCCGCGGACTCGATGGCGTTCATGAAGATGTACACCCCGTACATGGTCATCGCGAGAACCGAGGACACTGGGTTCGACCTCGCCCGGATGGACGAAGCTCTCGAGCGCGCCAAGGGCTACTACGAGCTGTTGGCTGAGAGCAGCGTCGACCCTTCGGAGAAATGCGTTCTGAGGTTCAACATCGGAGCATTTCGGAACAACTACGGCTTGACTGACCTAGGACGCATGCGGCTCGTCTACCACGCCATCCTGGTCGGCAGCAGCACAGAAGCTGGCCTGAGTGTCGATGCGGAGATGGGCGACGCACCTCAGCACACGAGCAAGTCTCCGACTGCCCTGGACGTAGTGGACGGCCCAGTCGCCGGTTCGGACTCCGAAGTGCTGCTCGACGTCTACGACGTCGTCCTTGCAGGAGTCGAACATGGCGTCTGA
- a CDS encoding amidohydrolase: MVADLVLTNARIHDGAGWSVTADSIAVRAGRIVAIGSDLPAGAEVVDLGGAWVLPGFHDAHVHPVQAGLEMNACDLTGGGDVDGYLDRIAAYATSRPEAEWVLGGGWSMDAFPGGVPTAAALDHVLPDRPAFLPNRDHHSAWVNTAALRRAGIDRTTPDPSDGRIERDVDGEPTGALHEGAMELVRALVPPPTPAEQTRALLSAQAYLHSWGIVGWQDALVGTGLGMADSLDTYLAAARDGSLTAKVVTALWWDRARGAEQIPELLDRRARAAAAGIDAGSVKIMQDGVCETFTAAVIDPYLDGHGRPTANHGLSFIERADLASYVQQLDAADFQVHVHALGDRAVRDSLDAIEHAAAVNGRRGNRHHLAHVQIVHPDDVPRFAALDVTANAQPLWACLDEQMADLTLPFLGTAAKEQQYVFRSLLASGARLAFGSDWPVSSPDPFGAMHVAVNRRSPGSDRAALLADQGLTVAEALQAYTEGSAWVNRLEDVSGRIAVGAAADLAVVDHDVLAVPVEQIGDVRVLRTYVDGRCVHGD; this comes from the coding sequence ATGGTGGCTGATCTCGTCCTCACCAACGCACGCATCCACGACGGCGCCGGGTGGTCGGTGACCGCCGACTCGATCGCCGTCCGTGCAGGCCGCATCGTCGCGATCGGGTCCGACCTGCCGGCGGGGGCGGAGGTCGTCGACCTGGGCGGGGCCTGGGTGCTGCCGGGCTTCCACGACGCGCACGTGCATCCGGTGCAGGCGGGACTCGAGATGAACGCGTGCGACCTCACCGGCGGAGGCGATGTCGACGGCTACCTCGACCGCATCGCGGCGTACGCGACGTCGCGTCCCGAGGCGGAGTGGGTCCTCGGGGGCGGCTGGTCGATGGACGCGTTCCCCGGCGGCGTCCCCACCGCTGCGGCGCTCGACCACGTGCTGCCCGACCGGCCCGCGTTCCTGCCCAACCGGGACCACCACAGCGCCTGGGTCAACACCGCGGCCCTGCGCCGCGCCGGGATCGACCGGACGACGCCGGACCCGAGCGACGGTCGCATCGAGCGGGACGTGGACGGAGAGCCGACCGGCGCGCTCCACGAGGGCGCGATGGAGCTCGTCCGTGCCCTGGTCCCGCCGCCCACCCCGGCGGAGCAGACCCGGGCGTTGCTGAGCGCCCAGGCGTACCTGCACTCCTGGGGCATCGTGGGGTGGCAGGACGCACTCGTCGGGACGGGTCTCGGGATGGCTGACTCGCTCGACACCTACCTGGCCGCGGCACGTGACGGTTCCCTGACGGCCAAGGTCGTCACCGCCCTGTGGTGGGACCGGGCGCGAGGCGCCGAGCAGATCCCGGAGCTCCTCGACCGGCGGGCGCGGGCCGCGGCCGCCGGCATCGATGCGGGCAGCGTCAAGATCATGCAGGACGGGGTGTGCGAGACGTTCACCGCAGCGGTGATCGATCCCTACCTCGACGGCCACGGCCGCCCGACCGCGAACCACGGTCTCAGCTTCATCGAGCGCGCCGACCTCGCGTCGTACGTCCAGCAGCTCGACGCCGCCGACTTCCAGGTGCACGTCCATGCTCTGGGGGACCGGGCCGTCCGCGACAGTCTCGACGCGATCGAGCACGCGGCCGCGGTCAACGGCCGGCGGGGCAACCGGCACCACCTCGCTCACGTGCAGATCGTCCATCCGGACGACGTGCCCCGGTTCGCAGCGCTCGACGTCACGGCCAACGCGCAACCACTGTGGGCGTGCCTGGACGAGCAGATGGCCGACCTGACGCTGCCGTTCCTCGGCACGGCGGCGAAGGAGCAGCAGTACGTGTTCCGGTCGCTGCTCGCCAGCGGCGCGCGGCTCGCGTTCGGCAGCGACTGGCCCGTGTCGTCGCCCGACCCCTTCGGCGCGATGCACGTCGCGGTCAACCGTCGGTCGCCGGGAAGCGATCGTGCGGCGCTGCTCGCGGACCAGGGACTGACGGTTGCCGAGGCGCTGCAGGCCTACACGGAAGGCAGCGCCTGGGTGAACCGGCTCGAGGACGTCTCAGGACGCATCGCGGTGGGCGCGGCCGCGGACCTCGCCGTCGTCGACCACGACGTCCTGGCGGTGCCGGTCGAGCAGATCGGTGACGTCCGGGTGCTGCGCACGTACGTCGACGGTCGCTGCGTGCACGGGGACTGA
- a CDS encoding VOC family protein, with protein sequence MTVIGAVRSIVLECRDPEPLAVFWSQVLGHEIAQRDDDWWALERPTGGPRLAFQVVEDFAPPPWPGRTGEQQIHLDVEVDDLDRGTEEVVRLGARILSDVVDEDGDPWRVFADPAGHPFCLVSFA encoded by the coding sequence ATGACCGTGATCGGGGCCGTGCGCTCCATCGTGCTCGAGTGCCGTGACCCGGAGCCGCTCGCGGTGTTCTGGTCGCAGGTGCTCGGGCACGAGATCGCGCAGCGCGACGACGACTGGTGGGCCCTGGAACGGCCGACCGGCGGACCGCGCCTGGCCTTCCAGGTCGTCGAGGACTTCGCCCCGCCCCCGTGGCCGGGACGTACCGGCGAGCAGCAGATCCACCTCGACGTCGAGGTCGACGACCTCGACCGGGGCACCGAGGAGGTCGTCCGGCTGGGCGCGCGCATCCTGTCCGACGTCGTGGACGAGGACGGCGACCCGTGGCGCGTCTTCGCCGACCCTGCCGGGCACCCGTTCTGCCTGGTCTCCTTCGCCTGA
- a CDS encoding AAA family ATPase: MASEPKIVIYYGPPSWFHDQVGASKTKNFMTLINERDALRKLFRVVVAGHDGEEPISKLRRPNRVVAESADFASIQEHAITNFANLVQELHPKHLLLNNPPSRVHEQLIRAFPSTRVERHTYPTITPETLRQFRDGFADHLVGQRTVRELLLATMYPLIRPGRTKPVVVMLYGPSGVGKTETAHFINGLLGGDLLRKQFSMFHSDKFASYLFGGEHSEASLARDLLDRESGVILIDEFDKANPVFHSAFYELFDSGRFVDKNYSVDVGPALFICTSNYKTDVEIREALGDALASRFDALIEYTPLTQDEIVQVVERTVSSKVAKLSAEEQEHVDRSDLLSRLLVQLVDGPGNVRQIGKTIDSSIGLVLVRSMLSEHLAAAPTETGMEAPSQSAEA, translated from the coding sequence ATGGCGTCTGAGCCCAAGATCGTCATCTACTACGGACCACCGTCTTGGTTTCATGACCAGGTGGGAGCCTCGAAGACCAAGAACTTTATGACACTGATCAACGAGCGAGACGCACTCCGCAAGCTCTTTCGGGTCGTTGTTGCTGGCCACGACGGCGAGGAGCCGATCAGCAAGTTGCGGCGTCCCAACCGGGTGGTGGCAGAGTCAGCCGATTTCGCCAGCATCCAGGAGCACGCGATCACCAACTTCGCCAACCTCGTCCAGGAACTTCACCCGAAGCACTTGCTCCTCAACAACCCACCCTCCCGGGTCCACGAGCAGCTAATTCGCGCTTTTCCGTCCACTCGGGTCGAGCGCCACACATACCCGACGATCACCCCTGAGACGCTTCGACAGTTCCGCGACGGGTTCGCGGATCACCTCGTGGGACAGCGGACCGTGAGGGAACTGCTGCTCGCAACGATGTACCCACTCATCCGTCCAGGACGAACCAAGCCAGTAGTCGTCATGCTGTACGGACCGTCAGGAGTCGGTAAGACGGAGACCGCGCATTTCATCAACGGCCTACTTGGCGGCGACCTCCTGCGCAAACAGTTCTCGATGTTCCACAGCGACAAGTTCGCGTCGTACCTGTTCGGGGGCGAGCACTCCGAAGCTTCCTTGGCACGTGACCTGCTGGACCGTGAGTCCGGCGTGATCCTGATCGACGAGTTCGACAAGGCGAACCCGGTGTTCCACAGCGCCTTCTACGAGCTGTTCGACAGCGGTCGTTTCGTCGACAAGAACTACTCGGTCGACGTCGGTCCGGCCCTTTTCATTTGCACGTCCAACTACAAGACGGACGTCGAGATCCGGGAGGCGCTAGGCGACGCCTTGGCGTCGCGCTTCGACGCCCTCATCGAATACACGCCCTTGACCCAGGACGAGATAGTCCAGGTTGTCGAACGGACGGTCAGCAGCAAGGTCGCGAAGTTGTCCGCCGAAGAGCAAGAGCACGTCGACCGCAGCGACCTGCTCAGCCGCCTGTTGGTTCAACTGGTTGATGGGCCGGGAAACGTGAGGCAGATCGGTAAGACAATCGACTCCAGCATCGGCCTTGTCTTGGTCAGATCCATGCTTTCGGAGCATCTCGCAGCCGCCCCCACGGAGACCGGGATGGAGGCGCCTTCTCAGTCCGCTGAAGCCTGA